In Mycobacterium sp. JS623, one genomic interval encodes:
- a CDS encoding copper resistance CopC family protein — translation MNRLIATLVLAVSLTAAAVAGAGVASAHATRLATDPVENTELTTAPQKVSATFNEPLQPTFAAMTVVGPDNNLWSMGDPQVDGAIISVGLRPLGPSGTYTVNYRVTSADGHVVSGSWSFKLTVSGTGTPGPSASATSPANDGIPVWPFFVVAGLIVAGGALWAVRRQK, via the coding sequence ATGAATCGCCTTATCGCGACACTGGTGCTGGCCGTCTCGTTGACCGCCGCGGCGGTGGCGGGGGCCGGTGTCGCGTCGGCTCACGCGACCCGTCTTGCCACCGACCCGGTCGAGAACACCGAACTGACCACAGCGCCGCAGAAGGTCAGCGCGACATTCAACGAGCCGCTGCAACCGACGTTCGCCGCCATGACGGTTGTCGGCCCCGACAACAACCTCTGGTCGATGGGCGACCCGCAGGTCGACGGCGCGATCATCAGCGTCGGCCTGCGGCCGCTCGGTCCGTCCGGCACCTACACGGTGAACTACCGGGTGACGTCGGCGGACGGGCACGTGGTCTCGGGGTCGTGGTCGTTCAAGCTCACGGTGTCTGGCACGGGTACGCCGGGACCGTCGGCGTCGGCCACGAGCCCGGCGAATGACGGCATTCCGGTGTGGCCGTTCTTCGTCGTGGCGGGCCTGATCGTCGCCGGCGGCGCGCTGTGGGCGGTGCGACGGCAGAAGTGA
- a CDS encoding CopD family protein yields MIPLTATLARAAADFSAVVTLGIAAVPMLDIDRYRDELTRRATGPLTIASAAWLLGELLRLGVEAAQAASVPLSRLGVHTAVDFAVHTTPGRSGLVSTIAAALVCVAAVAAPRSATTSVAVAGIAAAGVAARPLTGHLSESALGGLAVAVHTLAAALWCGALAALVLTVDHRGQWARVLPRFSQLSLACVAALLVGGVLGTLVVLGAPSELYATAYGRLLSAKVVVTVLLLLLAYRNRTMWLPAARSHRVTAVVSRSRAVVELAMMAVALMLAAALAVTG; encoded by the coding sequence GTGATCCCGCTGACCGCGACGCTGGCGCGGGCTGCGGCCGACTTCTCGGCGGTGGTCACGCTCGGTATTGCCGCGGTGCCGATGCTCGACATCGACCGCTACCGCGACGAGCTGACGCGCCGTGCGACCGGCCCGTTGACCATCGCCAGCGCAGCCTGGCTGCTCGGCGAGCTGCTCCGGCTGGGGGTGGAAGCCGCGCAGGCCGCTTCTGTTCCACTGTCGCGGCTGGGTGTGCACACCGCGGTCGATTTCGCCGTGCACACCACGCCGGGACGCTCGGGACTGGTCAGCACGATTGCCGCGGCGCTGGTGTGCGTGGCCGCGGTGGCGGCTCCGCGGTCGGCAACGACGAGCGTCGCGGTCGCGGGCATCGCGGCCGCGGGAGTGGCGGCACGTCCGCTCACCGGCCACCTGTCCGAGAGCGCACTGGGCGGGTTGGCGGTGGCCGTGCACACCTTGGCGGCGGCGCTGTGGTGCGGCGCGCTGGCAGCACTCGTGCTCACGGTCGATCATCGCGGTCAGTGGGCACGGGTGCTGCCGCGGTTCTCGCAGCTGTCGCTGGCATGTGTGGCTGCGCTGCTGGTGGGCGGTGTGCTCGGGACGCTGGTCGTGCTCGGAGCGCCGAGTGAGTTGTATGCGACCGCATACGGACGGCTGCTGTCGGCGAAGGTCGTGGTGACGGTGCTGCTCCTGCTGCTGGCCTACCGCAACCGCACGATGTGGCTGCCCGCCGCCCGCTCGCATCGGGTCACGGCCGTGGTGTCGCGGTCCCGGGCCGTGGTTGAGCTGGCGATGATGGCCGTTGCGCTGATGCTGGCGGCCGCACTGGCCGTGACCGGTTAG
- the rraA gene encoding ribonuclease E activity regulator RraA, which translates to MTIEPRPTADLVDEIGPDVRSCDLQFKQYGGRVQFAGSITTVRCFQDNALLKSVLSEPGNGGVLVIDGDGSLHSALVGDLIAGLGVDNGWVGLIINGAVRDAATLRTLEIGIKALGTNPRKSSKTGDGQRDVAVEFGGVVFKPGEIAYSDDDGIVVVAKD; encoded by the coding sequence GTGACCATCGAGCCCCGCCCCACCGCTGACCTCGTCGACGAAATCGGACCGGACGTCCGCAGCTGCGACCTGCAGTTCAAACAGTACGGCGGTCGTGTGCAGTTCGCGGGGTCGATCACGACAGTCCGGTGCTTTCAGGACAACGCGCTGCTGAAATCTGTGCTGTCCGAGCCGGGTAACGGCGGGGTGCTGGTGATCGACGGTGACGGCTCGCTCCACAGCGCACTCGTCGGCGACCTGATCGCCGGTCTCGGCGTCGACAACGGCTGGGTCGGGCTGATCATCAACGGGGCGGTTCGCGATGCGGCTACCCTGCGCACACTCGAGATCGGCATCAAGGCGCTTGGCACTAATCCGCGCAAGAGCAGCAAGACCGGCGATGGTCAGCGGGATGTCGCCGTCGAGTTCGGTGGCGTGGTTTTCAAGCCCGGTGAGATCGCCTATAGCGACGACGACGGCATTGTCGTCGTCGCCAAGGACTAG
- a CDS encoding MerR family transcriptional regulator, which yields MDAKTVGAVATLTGVSVRTLHHYDHIGLVVPSVRTPAGYRGYTDADIERLHLVLVYRSAGMPLNEIHALLDDPDANVLEHLRRQHQLLLDQADRLQHTIKAVEELMNAHRSGIQLTAEEQVEIFGTTAFSDEYATEAEQRWGDTDAWKQSQQRVSRFSKQDWIAIKAEGDALLSDLAQAKRDGVEPGSDEGNALAGRHRASIERFYDCGDEMHRNLVQMYLTDERFTRYYDDVEPGLAQYVHDIVVASIDA from the coding sequence ATGGACGCCAAGACTGTCGGTGCGGTAGCCACCCTCACAGGCGTCTCCGTGCGCACCCTGCATCACTACGACCACATCGGCCTTGTGGTGCCGAGCGTCCGTACGCCTGCGGGCTACCGCGGTTACACCGACGCCGACATCGAGCGGCTTCATCTCGTGCTGGTGTACCGCTCCGCGGGGATGCCTCTCAACGAAATCCATGCGCTGCTGGACGACCCGGACGCGAATGTGCTCGAGCACCTGCGGCGCCAACACCAATTGCTGCTGGATCAGGCCGATCGACTTCAGCACACCATCAAGGCAGTGGAGGAACTGATGAACGCACACCGCAGCGGCATTCAGCTGACCGCGGAGGAGCAAGTAGAGATCTTCGGCACCACCGCATTCAGCGACGAGTACGCCACCGAAGCCGAACAGCGTTGGGGCGATACCGACGCGTGGAAGCAGTCGCAGCAACGGGTTTCGCGATTCAGCAAGCAGGACTGGATCGCGATCAAGGCCGAGGGCGATGCACTGCTGTCGGACTTGGCTCAGGCCAAGCGCGACGGCGTCGAGCCGGGATCCGACGAAGGGAACGCGCTTGCGGGACGGCACCGGGCGTCGATCGAACGGTTCTATGACTGCGGCGACGAGATGCACCGCAACCTGGTGCAGATGTATCTGACCGACGAACGGTTCACTCGCTACTACGACGACGTCGAACCCGGCTTGGCCCAGTACGTGCACGACATCGTGGTGGCTAGCATCGACGCGTGA
- a CDS encoding YcnI family copper-binding membrane protein: MRFTTRASSRALIAGALVSIGLVAGAAPASAHVRATADNPTPGSYSVVTFNVPNESEKGALTTQLSVALPNVASVSTESMPGWTAKLDRDAAAGTVRSVTWTAAPGTGIAPDQFGLFRISVKLPDAPTLSLPATQTYSDGTVVKWDQATPPGGAEPEYPTPEIPLTGAKIAAGDGDSMPKTQAAHATPADAPAADNAARWLAGGALALAAVAVATALLVRRRA, from the coding sequence ATGCGATTCACTACTCGGGCGTCTTCGCGCGCCCTCATCGCCGGTGCGCTGGTATCCATCGGCCTGGTGGCCGGCGCCGCGCCCGCGTCAGCCCATGTTCGCGCGACTGCCGACAATCCCACACCGGGCTCCTATTCGGTGGTTACCTTCAACGTGCCCAACGAGTCCGAGAAAGGTGCGCTCACAACACAATTGAGTGTTGCTCTGCCCAACGTCGCGTCGGTCAGCACGGAATCCATGCCGGGTTGGACCGCCAAGCTGGACCGCGACGCGGCCGCCGGCACCGTCCGGTCGGTCACGTGGACGGCCGCACCTGGAACGGGCATCGCGCCGGATCAATTCGGCCTGTTTCGGATTTCGGTGAAGCTGCCCGACGCGCCGACGCTCAGCCTCCCGGCCACGCAGACGTATTCGGACGGGACGGTCGTCAAGTGGGACCAGGCAACGCCGCCGGGCGGAGCCGAACCCGAGTACCCGACACCGGAGATCCCGCTGACGGGTGCCAAGATCGCTGCGGGCGATGGTGATTCGATGCCGAAGACCCAGGCGGCTCACGCGACCCCTGCGGATGCACCCGCGGCCGACAACGCCGCACGCTGGCTGGCCGGAGGCGCGCTGGCGCTGGCCGCCGTTGCGGTGGCGACGGCGCTACTGGTACGACGACGAGCATGA